DNA sequence from the Aerosakkonema funiforme FACHB-1375 genome:
AAATGAGTAAGTTTATTCCACCTCAAGAGAAACATCACTCACAAAAATCCCTTGCATCGTAGAGGAGTGAAGAGAAGTTGCTCAAAAGCTTCCAAACAAAACTTAACCTAAACAACCAACAACGTACCCTAGCAGCCAAACACGCAGGCGTAGCTAGACACGCTTGGAATTGGGGA
Encoded proteins:
- a CDS encoding helix-turn-helix domain-containing protein, whose translation is MLKSFQTKLNLNNQQRTLAAKHAGVARHAWNWG